A stretch of DNA from Senegalia massiliensis:
TTTTCCGCTATTCCATTTAAAATAGGTATTTCTCCTCCTTCTGTTGCTCCAATACTTAAAAACAATAATATTATTGCTGCTTGAGTTATATTTAAGGAAATAATTGTTTTGATTATCCCTTTACTAGTTGAAAGTCCGAAAAGTCCTATAAGTACTATTACAAATGAAAGTAATATTTCTAATTTCACCTATTCACCCTCTTCCATAAATGTAGTCAATATTGTTATAAGGCCTGTTGAAACCTTAATACCTATTAGAAAATTTAAGATTAATAAAAATATAGTTTTTACTCCCATACTCATATGTTCTGGAACAAAATTAGTAAAAAAGCTACCTCTAGTAAATATACTGGTCATTGCTACTAATATAATTATAAAAAAACTATATTTTTCTATTTTAACTAATATTACTATATCTTCTAATATTGGTACTTCCACTATATATGTTATTAGTATAGCTGTTGCAAGTATTGCTCCTCCTTGAAATCCACCACCTGGAGATAAATGTCCATTGATTATAACATAAAACCCATATATCAGTATAAATGGAAATAAAATTCTACAAATACATGTTAAAATTTCGGATTTTTTCATATTACATCATCATCCCTTTTAGAAATAAAAATAATACCTGAAACTGTCACAAGAAGAAGTCCTGCTTCAAATAGTGAATCATATAATCTATAGTCTAAATATATTGCTGTTATAAGATTTTTAGAGCCTGTTTCTTCTAATCCATTATTAAACAAGTAATTTTTAGCGTAATTATCTACATCCAAATCTATCAAAATAGAAGAAAAACTTAAAAATATTATTACTAGAAGAATTATAGTTATAATTTTTTTAATCATAAACATGTTCCTCCTCTACAAATTTCACCTTTACATCTTTATAGTCTCCACAAATTTTACTTAGTCTATTAGTAATAGTAGATGCTGGATTTCCTTTAAAGACATAATGTTTATCTTCTTTATATATAAATAAGTCCACATTTCTAACTCTAAATACTTCAAATGATATATCATTTTTATCTTTTAAAAATACTAGTTTAAGTTGATAATAATCAGTTAATTCTTCTAATATTTTGTATCCTATTCCAGACTTACTTTCTATATCTAGAAAGCTATCTTCTACACTTCCTAATACTACAATAAACTCCTTTTGCTTAGATATAGCTATTATAAATATAAGGGGTATTATTGCACTTCCTATTGCAGCTTCAGCAAGTGCCAAGTCTGGTGCCCTATAAAAATAATAAAGAAGAGCTGAAATAAGAGAAAATACTGAAAAGAAAATAACTGATTTTAAATTATTTTTTAATGTTATTACCGTAATAGATATTATTATTAAAAAAACTTGAAGTAAAATTATTATATTCATAATCTCTCCTTATCTGGTTTTGAAGGTATACCATTTAAATATGCACTTCTTGCTATGATATGATTACTAACTGGACCTGTAAGTAGCATAAATACTAGTATTATAATAAGTCTTATTGATAATGTGTTTATTCCAACTTTAAATATTAGAGCAAATATTATTGTAATAAAAGCCACTGTATCTATATTGCTACTAGTAAGTAATCTAGCATAAATATTTTTGAATCTATATATACCCAAAACTCCAAAAAATATAAATATCCATGAAAGAAAAATTAAAATTATCGAAATAATATCAAATATCATTTTTGTCTTCCTCCTCTAAGTAAAAATCTTGAAAGAAGCGTTATAGTCAAAAATCCTATGATCCCATAAGATATTGCAATATCTAAAAGCATTGAACTTTCTTTATATATTCCATATATTGTTATAAGAAGTATTGTATGTGCTGAAATTAAATTAAGGCACATTAGCCTGTCCCAAAGAGTAGGCCCTTTTACCATTTTTATTAAAACAAAAAACATTGCAATTATCAAAACAACCATAGTTATGATTAAAAACATATATCAATTCTCCTTTTTAATAAAGAGTTTTTCAAATTTCTCTTTGATATTTTTTTCTGCGTCTCCATTTTCATCTTGCCTTATATATAATACGATTAATTTGTTGTCTTTTTTATCTACAGTAATTGTCCCTGGTGTAAGTGTTATTGAATTAGCTACAAGTGTAATCAAAAAAGAATCTTTTAAATCTAGCTCTATCTCCAATATAGAAGGATCATATTCATCTTTTATTATGCTTTTCATCAGATCTATAGAAGATATATAAATTTCTGAAATAAGAATAAATATGTACTTTATCCATGTATAAATACTAGGAAACGAAAATAAAAATCCGTTTTCAGTATATAGTAATCCATAAGACAAATAGGTTACTATAAAAGAAACTATAATCCCTCCTATTATATTTAAAATCTCTAAATTAAGAGTAAGTAACATCCAAAATATAAATAGAATAATAAACATCTTAGGGTGAAATTTCTTTACTTTCATTATTCCTCCTCTTTAAGCCCATTTTTTTCTTTTACGAGTATTATTTCTATATTTTCTCCATCATAATTAACATATGATTTATCTATAAGACTTGCAATAAGGTATATATTTTCTTCTTCTATATCATCATATAATCCTTCATATAATAATAAAGTTATATCATAATCTTCATCTTTTTCAAGATACTCTCTTAATTTATCAACATTCTCTTTCTTTAAATTTTTTATATTACCTACCATTCTTATTCTCATGTATTCTTCATTATTATCTATATTTAAATCAATTTTTTTAGCATCTTTTTTAAGCATTATGGAAGTAAGAGAACAAACTATATTATAAATATCATGCTTTCCTCTATTTAACATATTTTCACCTCTCCTTTTTTTATAATACCCTTTTCACATATATATAAAGCAAGACTAGAAGAAAATCTTCTAGTCTATTTTTTATTCCTCATTATCTCAATGAACTCAAAGTTTGTTTTTGTCTTCATTAATTTTTCAAGTATCATTTCTGCTACATCTACAGTAGAAGTATTACCAAGTGCCTTTCTTATATTCCAAATTGTTTCAAGTTCTTTTTGTGATAAAAGTAAGTCTTCTCTTCTTGTACCAGATTTATTTATATCAATTGCAGGGAATATTCTCTTCTCAGATAATTTTCTATCTAAATGCACTTCCATATTTCCTGTTCCTTTAAATTCTTCAAATATTACATCATCCATTCTGCTACCTGTATCAATTAAAGCTGTTGCAAGTATAGTAAGACTTCCTCCATTTTCTATTTTTCTTGCTGCCCCAAAAAAGCTTTTTGGTTTATGTAATGCTCCTGGATCAAGTCCTCCTGAAAGTGTTCTACCTGTTGGTGGTATTATAAGATTATATGCACGAGCAAGTCTTGTTATGCTATCTAAAAGTATAACTACATCTTTACCATGTTCAACTAATCTTTTGGCACGTTCTAACACCATTTCTGCCACTTTTGTATGATGACGTGGAAGCTCATCAAATGTAGAATACGCTACATCTCCTTTAACTGAACGTTGCATATCTGTAACTTCTTCAGGTCTTTCATCTATTAATAATATTATAATTTCTACATCAGGATGATTTTTTGCTATACTATTAGCAACTTTTTTAAGAAGTACTGTTTTTCCTGCCTTTGGAGGAGCTACTATCATTCCTCTTTGGCCTCTTCCTATTGGAGCAATAAGATCTATTATTCTAGTTGAAATTTCAGATGGGTTTGTTTCAAGAGTCATTCTTTCAATAGGATAAATAGGGGTAAGTGTATCAAAGTTTGGTCTATTAGTTGCACTCTCAGGATTTAAATCGTTTACCTTCTTAACATATAATAAAGCATTATATTTTTCACCTGTTTTTGCAGGTCTTGTTATCCCAAATACTTTATCACCTGTTTTAAGATTGAATCTTCTTATTTGTGAAGGAGATATGTATATATCATTATCTCCTGAAAGATAATTTTGACGTCTTAAAAATCCGTATCCACCATCAGGGTGAAGTTCAAGTATCCCTTCAACATAATTTATTTCTTTGCTTTTATCTATTTCTTCTGATAGTCTGTCTGGCAACTCTTTTTTGTGCATTTCTTTTTGATTTAATTTTTCTATTTTTTCTAAATCTCCTGCCTTTAATAAATGATCTATCAATTCGTCTTTTCTAAATTTAGTAAACCCTTTTAGACCTACATTTTTTGCTATGCTTTTTAACTGGTCTAATTTCATCGACTCTAGGTCCGATCGTTTCAAAATTCCACCTCCGCAAATTTACAATTATATATAATTTTATGTATTTTATATGGTATATGAATTTAAATATCATGGAAAAATAATATAAGAAAATAAAAGATAAGCTTATATATAAAGTAATATTATCCGCTAGCCATGAGTATTAGAACTCACAGCTTTTGGATAATTATATAGTATCATTTGAATATTAACAAGTCAATAAGAAAACTATTCTGATTTATAGCCTTTTTTTCTTATTGAATCACTTACTTTAGGAAAGTAAACATTTTCATATATTTGTGCTACTGTTTGACTCCAATTTCTATCTGATTCTCCATTAGTTCTTTCTTTCATATAATCACTCATTGTAGAATCATATTCATCTATTAACTTTTTCATGTCTTTTGAATCATATTTTTCTCTATGGAAAACTGCCTTTTTAGGAAGTCTTGGTTTTTTATTTGACCTATCCATAGGAAATCCTATACATAGTCCTACCATAGGAAATACATATTCAGGTAATTCTAACATCTTAGCTAATTCTTCGGATTCTTTTCTAACTGCACCAATAGGGACTATTCCAAGACCTAATGATTCTGCAGATACAATAGCTGCTTCTAAAGCAATACCTACATCTACTGAACCTACTAATGTTGCCTCTATATTATCAATTATTCCAAATTCTTTTCCTTGCTTTTCAAGTGCTAATTTTGCTTTATAAAAATCTGAACAGAATATAAGCATAAGTGGCGCTTGATCTATCCATTCTTGATCTCCTGATAATTGAGAGATTTTCTTTTTCCTAGCTTTATCCTCTATTGCAATGACTGATATTTGTTGTCCATTTATGGACGTTGGTGCTGATTGTACTGATTGTATTATATTATCTAAATATTCTTCTGGGACACTATCCTCTTTATACTTTCTAATTGATCTATGATCTTTCAATAAATCTAAAACATTATTCAAGATATTCAACTCCTTTATTTATATACCTAAGTATTATACCCTTATAAATAAAAGATAATCCTTTTGTTCGGTTCTAAGCTTCTCCATGTTTATTCATAAGATTTATAAGAATATCATTTTTATCCAACTTATGAATAGCTTCTACAAAACGTATAGTTCCTGTTTTTGATCTCATTACTACAGAATGTGTAGTTGCTACATTATTCCCTTTATATACTACTCCTTTAAGTAAATCTCCATCACTTATTCCTGTTGCAGAAAAGAATGCTTCATCACCTTTTACAAGATCATCTAATGAAAGTGTTTTATTTATATCTTCATCTGTTAAATTTAGATCTCTACATCTTTGTAATTCTTCATCAGATCTTACATTTAGTCTTCCTACCATATCTCCACCCATGGCCTTTATAGCTGCTGCTGTTATTACGCCCTCTGGTGCACCACCTATTCCCATTAGTATATCAATTCCAGTATCATCAAAGCCTGTAGCAAGTGCTGCAGCTACATCACCTTCTCCAAATAATTTTATTCTTGCACCTATGCTTCTAATTTCTCTAATTAAATCAAAATGTCTCGGTCTATCTTGTATTGTAACTGTTAAGTCTGAAATTTCCTTGTTTAATGCTTTTGCAACAGCAGTTAAATTTTCTTCCACTGATGCATCTAATCTAATCTTCCCTTTAGCTTTAGGTCCTACTACTATTTTTTCCATATAAGTATCTGGTGCATGTAATAAACATCCCTTTGGAGCCATTGCTATTACTGCTATAGCATTTGGAAGACCCTTTGCAACTAAAGTTGTACCATCTAATGGATCAACTGCTATATCTACTTCTATGGATTCCTCAGTTCCTGCTCCTATTTCTTCTCCTATAAAAAGCATAGGTGCTTTATCTTTCTCTCCCTCTCCTATAACTACAGTTCCTTTTACTTCTGCTAAATTAAAAGCACTTCTCATTCCATCTACTGCTGCTCCATCTGCTCCTATTTTGTCTCCTCTACCCATATATTTTGCTGCAGCAAGTGAAGCTATTTCTGTAACTCTAACTAATGAAAGTGCTAAATTCCTATCTAAATTCATATTTTTCACCTCTTTTTTTATTCTCTTCTTTTTTATCACTATAAAGTAAAATAGTCAACATTTTTCTTACATTTATTTAATTATTTTTGTTACTTTATTTAATCACTTTTGCTATACTATAATAGGTAAGGAGGCACAAAAAATGAAAAAAATTATAACTTTATTACTAACTCTTATTTTATCTATAGCTATTATTGGATGTGAAAATACAGAAGATAATGATAAAACTGAAATTCAACAACAAAATGATAACAAAAAAGATAATAAAAATAATGAACAAACTCAAGAAAACGAAAAAGAAGAATCATATTTAGAAAAAACTATAACTACAAATGCTAGTGGCGAACAAGTTGTAACTAACCCAAATGATATACTAGTTCTAACAAATAAAAATAGAAATTTACCTAAAGATTATGAACCAGAAGATCTAGTTGATCCTGATATCCCATTTGTATTCAAGGATAGTCCTGTAAGATTTATGAGACAAATAGCAGCTGAAAATTTAGAAGAATTATTTAAAGCTGGAAGTAAATCAGGTTTTAAGTTCTATGGTAGATCTGGATATAGATCTTATGATATTCAAACATCTTTATTTAATCAATATGTAGAAGCAAATGGCATAGAAGAAGCAAATAAGTTTAGTGCAAAACCTGGACAAAGCGAACATCAAACAGGACTTGCCATGGATGTTACCTCTGAAGTTGTCAATAATCAACTTACAGAATCATTTGGTGAAACAGCTGATGGCAAATGGTTGGCTTCCAATGCTCATAAATTTGGATTCATTATAAGATTTCCTAAAGGAAAAGAAGATATAACTGGTTACCAGTATGAACCTTGGCATTTAAGATATGTTGGTAAAGATGTTTCAAAAGAAATATATGATTTAAATATAACATTAGAAGAATATTTTAAGGACTACTTTTCAAAGTAGTCCTTAAAATTTACTTTGTTATTGTCATTTTTACAACTTTTATTCTCTTGCCTTTTATCTTTTCTACCTTAAATATTATATTATTAAAGTTAATCATAGGATAATCATCTTTATCTGGGATATCATCAAGTAAACTAAGTACAAATCCACCTATAGTATCTGGGCCATCTAAAGGTAAATCTAACTCTAACTCTTCATTTACTTTTTTTATGCTTTCAAGTCCATCAACTAAATATACACCCTCTTCTAAATATTTTATAGAGTGTATTTCTTGTTCAAATTCATCAAATATCTCTCCCACTATCTCTTCTAATATATCCTCAAGGGTTACAATTCCTGAAATGGAGCCATATTCATCTATTATTATAGCCATATGATTTTGATTTACTTTTAATTCTTTATATAATGTATCTATCTTTTTAGTTTCTGGTACAAAATAAGGTTTCCTAAGTATATTCTTTATTTCTATTTCCTGTTTTTTTATTCGTTCCATTTCATAAAATAAATCTTTTATATAAAGTATCCCAATTATATCATCACTTTTATCCCTTACAGGTATTCGAGAAAAACCACTTTTTATTATTCCATCCATCATACCTTTAATATCTGTTTCTATATTGACTGAGAATATTTTATTTTTAGCAGTTTTAATGTCTTTTACAAGTTTATCATCGAACTCAAATATCCGTTCAAGCATTTCTGTTTCTGTAGGATTTAATACTCCATGCCTTCTACCTTTCCTTATTGTATTTCTTATTTCTTCTTCTGTTATTTTTTCTTCTGCTCCTTCTGTATCAGTACCTAATAACTTTGCTACAATATCTGTGGTTTTCGTAAGTATAAATATTACTGGTTTCATAATTTTAGATAATAAATTTATTGGTGTTACTGAAAATAATGCTGTACGTTCTGTATTTGCAAGGGCTATTCTTTTTGGTACCAATTCTCCAAATACTAAAGTAATAAATGAAAGTATTATTGTCCCTATTACTATTGCAATTTGATCACTAAAGTCGGATATTACAGGTAATCCTGTGGCTTCTAATATTTCACCAAAAGGCTTTGAAATCGTTACTGCTGCAGATGCACTAGCTAAAAAACCAGCAAGTGTTATCCCTACCTGTATTGTAGCTAAAAACCTACTAGGATTTTCAGTTATTTTTAAAAGACTTTGTACTTTTTTACTAGTGTTATATTTTTCAGATTCATATTTTTCTCTTTCTATTGAAACAAGGGCAAATTCAGCTGCTGCAAAGAATCCATTTAGTAGTATAAGTATTAGTATCAAAATAAAATCCATATTTTCTCCTCCCTAAAGCATATTATAAATAATATACCCTAAATAGGAAAAATAAATTAATACTTCAAAAATGTAATTATAAAACGAGTAAACTCTCCTTTTATACTTTCAGCCTCTATTATGCCATTATGACTCTCAATTATTGATTTAGAAAGTGCAAGGCCTATTCCTACTGAATCACTATTTTGGGAGACTGTAGATTTATAAAACCTTTTAAAAATATGAGGTAAATCTTTCTTATCAATTCCTTCACCATAATCCTGTATTTCTATTCTCCTATAAATAGGATTTTCAAATGTAAATATATTTATATCACTTCCTATTTCACTATGATCTATTGCATTCACTATTAAATTGATAATGGCTTCT
This window harbors:
- the rho gene encoding transcription termination factor Rho, whose translation is MKRSDLESMKLDQLKSIAKNVGLKGFTKFRKDELIDHLLKAGDLEKIEKLNQKEMHKKELPDRLSEEIDKSKEINYVEGILELHPDGGYGFLRRQNYLSGDNDIYISPSQIRRFNLKTGDKVFGITRPAKTGEKYNALLYVKKVNDLNPESATNRPNFDTLTPIYPIERMTLETNPSEISTRIIDLIAPIGRGQRGMIVAPPKAGKTVLLKKVANSIAKNHPDVEIIILLIDERPEEVTDMQRSVKGDVAYSTFDELPRHHTKVAEMVLERAKRLVEHGKDVVILLDSITRLARAYNLIIPPTGRTLSGGLDPGALHKPKSFFGAARKIENGGSLTILATALIDTGSRMDDVIFEEFKGTGNMEVHLDRKLSEKRIFPAIDINKSGTRREDLLLSQKELETIWNIRKALGNTSTVDVAEMILEKLMKTKTNFEFIEIMRNKK
- the mnhG gene encoding monovalent cation/H(+) antiporter subunit G — encoded protein: MIFDIISIILIFLSWIFIFFGVLGIYRFKNIYARLLTSSNIDTVAFITIIFALIFKVGINTLSIRLIIILVFMLLTGPVSNHIIARSAYLNGIPSKPDKERL
- a CDS encoding M15 family metallopeptidase; protein product: MKKIITLLLTLILSIAIIGCENTEDNDKTEIQQQNDNKKDNKNNEQTQENEKEESYLEKTITTNASGEQVVTNPNDILVLTNKNRNLPKDYEPEDLVDPDIPFVFKDSPVRFMRQIAAENLEELFKAGSKSGFKFYGRSGYRSYDIQTSLFNQYVEANGIEEANKFSAKPGQSEHQTGLAMDVTSEVVNNQLTESFGETADGKWLASNAHKFGFIIRFPKGKEDITGYQYEPWHLRYVGKDVSKEIYDLNITLEEYFKDYFSK
- a CDS encoding Na+/H+ antiporter subunit E codes for the protein MKVKKFHPKMFIILFIFWMLLTLNLEILNIIGGIIVSFIVTYLSYGLLYTENGFLFSFPSIYTWIKYIFILISEIYISSIDLMKSIIKDEYDPSILEIELDLKDSFLITLVANSITLTPGTITVDKKDNKLIVLYIRQDENGDAEKNIKEKFEKLFIKKEN
- a CDS encoding NADH-quinone oxidoreductase subunit K produces the protein MKLEILLSFVIVLIGLFGLSTSKGIIKTIISLNITQAAIILLFLSIGATEGGEIPILNGIAEKIVDPIPQALMITTIVIGASITALSLMLAIKVFHYYGTLSWKELFDREG
- the glpX gene encoding class II fructose-bisphosphatase, whose translation is MNLDRNLALSLVRVTEIASLAAAKYMGRGDKIGADGAAVDGMRSAFNLAEVKGTVVIGEGEKDKAPMLFIGEEIGAGTEESIEVDIAVDPLDGTTLVAKGLPNAIAVIAMAPKGCLLHAPDTYMEKIVVGPKAKGKIRLDASVEENLTAVAKALNKEISDLTVTIQDRPRHFDLIREIRSIGARIKLFGEGDVAAALATGFDDTGIDILMGIGGAPEGVITAAAIKAMGGDMVGRLNVRSDEELQRCRDLNLTDEDINKTLSLDDLVKGDEAFFSATGISDGDLLKGVVYKGNNVATTHSVVMRSKTGTIRFVEAIHKLDKNDILINLMNKHGEA
- a CDS encoding MnhB domain-containing protein, which translates into the protein MKKSEILTCICRILFPFILIYGFYVIINGHLSPGGGFQGGAILATAILITYIVEVPILEDIVILVKIEKYSFFIIILVAMTSIFTRGSFFTNFVPEHMSMGVKTIFLLILNFLIGIKVSTGLITILTTFMEEGE
- a CDS encoding monovalent cation/H+ antiporter complex subunit F, which translates into the protein MFLIITMVVLIIAMFFVLIKMVKGPTLWDRLMCLNLISAHTILLITIYGIYKESSMLLDIAISYGIIGFLTITLLSRFLLRGGRQK
- a CDS encoding NADPH-dependent oxidoreductase, which encodes MNNVLDLLKDHRSIRKYKEDSVPEEYLDNIIQSVQSAPTSINGQQISVIAIEDKARKKKISQLSGDQEWIDQAPLMLIFCSDFYKAKLALEKQGKEFGIIDNIEATLVGSVDVGIALEAAIVSAESLGLGIVPIGAVRKESEELAKMLELPEYVFPMVGLCIGFPMDRSNKKPRLPKKAVFHREKYDSKDMKKLIDEYDSTMSDYMKERTNGESDRNWSQTVAQIYENVYFPKVSDSIRKKGYKSE
- a CDS encoding hemolysin family protein, with product MDFILILILILLNGFFAAAEFALVSIEREKYESEKYNTSKKVQSLLKITENPSRFLATIQVGITLAGFLASASAAVTISKPFGEILEATGLPVISDFSDQIAIVIGTIILSFITLVFGELVPKRIALANTERTALFSVTPINLLSKIMKPVIFILTKTTDIVAKLLGTDTEGAEEKITEEEIRNTIRKGRRHGVLNPTETEMLERIFEFDDKLVKDIKTAKNKIFSVNIETDIKGMMDGIIKSGFSRIPVRDKSDDIIGILYIKDLFYEMERIKKQEIEIKNILRKPYFVPETKKIDTLYKELKVNQNHMAIIIDEYGSISGIVTLEDILEEIVGEIFDEFEQEIHSIKYLEEGVYLVDGLESIKKVNEELELDLPLDGPDTIGGFVLSLLDDIPDKDDYPMINFNNIIFKVEKIKGKRIKVVKMTITK
- a CDS encoding Na(+)/H(+) antiporter subunit B, translating into MNIIILLQVFLIIISITVITLKNNLKSVIFFSVFSLISALLYYFYRAPDLALAEAAIGSAIIPLIFIIAISKQKEFIVVLGSVEDSFLDIESKSGIGYKILEELTDYYQLKLVFLKDKNDISFEVFRVRNVDLFIYKEDKHYVFKGNPASTITNRLSKICGDYKDVKVKFVEEEHVYD